The following are from one region of the Endozoicomonas sp. 4G genome:
- a CDS encoding type I secretion system permease/ATPase, which yields MSTTDADTEPSAGSGLFCFLLMMQYLKKTIDISVIKHEFCPEGEDLTPLTMLRALKQLKLRARQVRIRRQRLTKRHCPFIAIDKNEQFFIIAAISDGKALIQREGMRPESISLDELWSRWGGQAILITDRSVLPGNNQHFDISWFIPAIVKFRKLFRDILVASFFMQLFALLTPLVFQVVMDKVLVHRAEMTLNVLVIALLAISLFEVTLDGLRTYVFSHTTNRVDVELGTRLFRHLLKLPVAFFQSRPVGQVVARVRELENVRNFLTSSALTLVIDLFFSLLFIVVMFFYSSRLAWIVMGSIPFYIIISILITPRLRQRTEELFHRSAINQAFLTETLTGVETLKSMAIEPQMRQRWEHQLAGFAQASFRSVVTGMYGSQSVQLVSKLVIALLMWQGSLEVIHGHMTVGELIAFNMISGQISAPILRLAQLWQDFQQFRIAIDRLGDIINAPTEPQSHLSQPSPPAMKGAIKLENVVFRYSPASPAVLNRIDLDIPAGQVIGIAGRSGSGKSTLTKLIQRLFIPESGKIYIDGANLSLLNPAWIRRQIGVVLQDSVLFNGTIRDNIALADPTLDMESVIASAQLAGAHDFISEMPHGYNSELGERGVGLSGGQLQRLAIARALATQPNILIFDEATSALDYESEKIIQDNMRAISKGRTVIIIAHRLSTIRRCDRIIVIEKGIIEEDGSHDELVQQQGRYAQLWSSQIDVTQRV from the coding sequence ATGAGCACTACAGATGCTGATACCGAGCCATCTGCCGGAAGTGGCTTGTTTTGCTTTTTGTTGATGATGCAATACCTGAAGAAAACCATCGACATCAGCGTCATCAAACATGAGTTCTGCCCCGAGGGAGAAGACCTGACCCCACTGACGATGCTCAGGGCTCTCAAACAACTCAAACTAAGAGCCAGACAAGTCAGAATCAGGCGGCAGCGATTAACTAAAAGACACTGTCCGTTTATTGCCATAGACAAAAACGAGCAGTTTTTCATTATTGCCGCCATCAGTGATGGTAAAGCATTAATTCAACGGGAAGGAATGAGACCAGAGTCCATTTCTTTAGATGAGCTCTGGAGTCGTTGGGGTGGCCAGGCCATTTTAATCACTGATCGAAGTGTTCTGCCAGGCAACAATCAGCACTTTGATATCAGCTGGTTTATACCGGCTATTGTCAAGTTTCGAAAACTGTTCAGGGACATATTGGTTGCTTCTTTTTTCATGCAGCTATTTGCCCTGCTGACGCCACTTGTTTTTCAGGTGGTGATGGACAAAGTGCTGGTTCACCGGGCAGAAATGACGCTGAATGTACTGGTTATCGCCCTGCTGGCCATTTCCCTGTTCGAGGTTACGCTGGATGGCTTGAGAACCTATGTTTTTTCACATACCACCAACCGGGTTGATGTTGAATTAGGCACCCGGTTATTCCGGCACCTGCTGAAACTTCCTGTTGCGTTCTTCCAGAGTCGACCGGTGGGTCAGGTTGTGGCTCGTGTGCGTGAGTTGGAAAATGTGCGAAACTTCCTGACCAGCAGTGCGCTCACCCTGGTCATAGACCTGTTTTTCAGCCTGTTGTTTATTGTGGTCATGTTCTTCTATTCCAGTCGGCTGGCCTGGATCGTGATGGGCTCGATTCCGTTCTACATCATCATTTCTATTTTGATTACTCCCCGCCTGCGCCAGAGAACCGAAGAATTGTTTCACCGCAGTGCCATTAACCAGGCCTTTCTGACCGAAACCCTGACCGGGGTAGAAACCCTTAAATCCATGGCCATCGAACCCCAGATGCGACAGCGCTGGGAACATCAGCTGGCCGGTTTTGCCCAGGCCTCTTTTCGCTCCGTGGTCACTGGCATGTACGGCAGTCAGTCGGTGCAGCTGGTGAGCAAGCTGGTCATCGCCCTGTTGATGTGGCAAGGGTCTCTGGAGGTCATTCATGGGCATATGACGGTCGGCGAACTGATCGCCTTCAATATGATTTCAGGCCAGATCTCCGCCCCCATCCTGAGGCTTGCCCAGCTCTGGCAGGACTTTCAGCAATTTCGCATTGCCATCGACCGCCTCGGAGACATCATCAATGCTCCCACCGAACCCCAGAGTCATTTAAGTCAACCCTCACCTCCGGCAATGAAAGGAGCTATCAAGCTTGAAAACGTTGTGTTTCGCTACAGCCCTGCGAGTCCGGCAGTACTGAACCGCATTGACCTGGACATTCCAGCAGGACAGGTGATCGGCATTGCTGGCCGTTCAGGCTCTGGTAAGTCAACGCTGACCAAGCTGATCCAGCGGCTTTTTATACCAGAAAGTGGCAAGATTTATATTGATGGTGCCAACCTTTCCCTATTAAACCCGGCCTGGATCCGACGCCAGATCGGTGTCGTCCTTCAGGACAGCGTGCTGTTTAATGGCACTATTCGAGACAATATTGCGCTTGCCGATCCAACCCTGGACATGGAGTCAGTCATCGCTTCAGCCCAACTGGCCGGAGCTCATGATTTCATTTCCGAAATGCCCCATGGCTACAATTCTGAGCTGGGTGAGCGCGGCGTAGGATTGTCCGGCGGCCAGCTTCAGCGCCTGGCCATAGCCAGGGCACTGGCCACCCAGCCCAATATCTTGATTTTTGATGAAGCGACATCGGCTCTGGATTATGAGTCAGAAAAAATTATTCAGGACAATATGCGGGCTATCAGCAAAGGCCGCACCGTCATCATCATCGCCCATCGACTCTCAACTATCCGTCGTTGTGATCGGATTATAGTGATCGAAAAAGGGATTATTGAAGAAGATGGCAGCCATGATGAGCTAGTTCAACAGCAGGGACGCTATGCCCAGCTGTGGTCTTCACAAATCGATGTAACACAAAGAGTTTAA
- a CDS encoding WD40 repeat domain-containing protein, producing MNTDIVRKVSACFAALRGCTCCTVIFLVLGTPSPGFGLTLVDNVLLRETYPFANETQWFGAPAGVALFAQKNNTTIVVLNDRGLCLAFHCSEDSDPCAVQTKTQLSPNSRQHRSLVKNENCFYVASDSGEEGGNIGSFSWEQGQLTTGPQVTFAGVSSLEVSPDGKWLAACSLLMGELRIYQQEKNCQTGSFQRFGGQNHYLFRQGCSSARFSKDSTQLCVSWASDNQIACFKQSAGDWRPVTVLTPAIGDAVIDQPVGAIFADAHLLVIHRGGELVLCPLEVANQFTGTGPAHYSYQTLGCRLHSHQCQTAPGKPTLTQPVCSFGACENAIFSSNGEGVENTIESSWPDLGELDEIRQYDNKTFLIAGELGLHVVQLGNGSLCYQTTLTSRDGSAGWPGNRITFDFSGDLLVFGNRFDHSVHLMRIHQAAQPLESFSPPLVASVMPLLTTLFNAVVILRCW from the coding sequence TTGAATACTGATATTGTACGTAAGGTTTCTGCCTGCTTTGCTGCGCTCAGGGGCTGTACTTGCTGTACCGTTATTTTTCTGGTTCTTGGTACACCTTCGCCTGGGTTTGGGCTGACACTGGTTGACAACGTGTTGTTGCGTGAAACCTACCCGTTTGCCAATGAGACTCAATGGTTTGGAGCTCCTGCGGGCGTGGCATTATTTGCCCAAAAAAACAATACGACAATAGTAGTTTTAAACGACAGAGGGCTTTGTCTTGCGTTCCATTGTTCAGAGGATTCTGACCCGTGTGCGGTGCAAACGAAGACCCAGCTATCACCCAACTCAAGACAACATCGAAGTCTGGTTAAAAATGAAAACTGCTTCTACGTAGCCAGTGATTCAGGTGAAGAGGGAGGAAATATTGGCAGCTTCAGTTGGGAACAAGGGCAGCTGACCACCGGCCCTCAGGTGACGTTTGCTGGTGTTTCATCGCTTGAGGTGAGCCCTGATGGCAAATGGCTCGCGGCTTGCTCTCTACTCATGGGTGAGCTGCGGATTTACCAGCAGGAAAAAAACTGTCAAACAGGATCATTCCAACGCTTTGGTGGGCAAAATCACTATCTTTTTCGCCAAGGCTGCTCCTCAGCCCGTTTCAGCAAAGACAGCACGCAATTGTGTGTCAGTTGGGCGTCTGACAACCAGATAGCCTGCTTTAAGCAATCAGCTGGAGACTGGCGGCCAGTAACCGTACTGACACCGGCTATCGGCGACGCTGTTATTGACCAACCCGTTGGAGCCATCTTCGCAGATGCACACTTGTTGGTTATCCATAGAGGTGGAGAGTTGGTTTTATGCCCTCTTGAGGTTGCTAATCAATTCACTGGCACGGGCCCAGCTCACTATTCCTATCAGACTCTTGGCTGTCGCTTGCATTCCCATCAATGCCAAACCGCGCCTGGCAAGCCGACCTTGACCCAACCGGTTTGCTCATTTGGTGCCTGTGAGAATGCTATTTTTTCATCGAATGGGGAAGGCGTTGAGAATACCATCGAGTCAAGCTGGCCAGACCTGGGAGAACTGGATGAAATCCGACAATACGACAATAAAACTTTTTTGATTGCTGGCGAGCTGGGCCTGCACGTTGTTCAGCTTGGCAATGGTAGCCTCTGTTATCAAACAACCCTGACCAGTCGCGATGGCAGTGCCGGTTGGCCGGGAAACCGAATTACCTTTGACTTCAGTGGTGACCTGCTGGTGTTCGGCAATCGCTTTGATCATTCCGTCCATCTCATGAGGATTCATCAAGCGGCTCAGCCCCTTGAGTCGTTTTCGCCACCGCTGGTTGCTTCAGTGATGCCGCTACTGACCACGTTGTTTAACGCTGTTGTTATTTTGCGATGCTGGTGA